The following proteins are co-located in the Triticum aestivum cultivar Chinese Spring chromosome 1A, IWGSC CS RefSeq v2.1, whole genome shotgun sequence genome:
- the LOC123181838 gene encoding expansin-A31 yields MAAGMRFLQLFATVLAFCFVPAKSGYWLPAHATFYGGADGSDTMGGACGYENLYNAGYGINNAALSTALFNNGLSCGQCYLITCDTSKSNMCKPGTSITVSATNFCPPNWALPSDNGGWCNPPRVHFDMSQPAWENLAIYRAGIVPVLYQQVACQRQGGLRFTISGFNYFELVLVTNMAGSGSVKSMSVKGTNTAWIPMSQNWGANWQCLAGLQGQALSFAITSSGGQYKVFQDVVPAWWLFGQTFSTWQQFDY; encoded by the exons ATGGCAGCTGGGATGCGCTTCTTGCAGCTGTTCGCGACGGTTCTCGCGTTCTGCTTCGTGCCGGCCAAGTCCGGCTACTGGCTGCCGGCCCATGCCACGTTCTACGGCGGTGCCGACGGCTCTGACACAATGG GTGGCGCATGTGGGTACGAGAACCTGTACAACGCCGGGTACGGGATCAACAACGCTGCACTGAGCACGGCGCTCTTCAACAATGGCTTGTCGTGCGGGCAGTGTTACCTCATCACTTGTGACACCAGCAAGTCGAACATGTGCAAGCCCGGCACGTCCATCACCGTCTCTGCAACCAACTTCTGCCCTCCCAACTGGGCTCTCCCCAGCGACAACGGTGGCTGGTGCAACCCTCCCCGTGTCCACTTCGACATGTCCCAGCCCGCCTGGGAGAACCTCGCCATCTACCGCGCCGGCATCGTCCCCGTCCTCTACCAGCAGGTCGCGTGCCAGAGGCAGGGCGGCCTACGCTTCACCATCAGCGGTTTCAATTACTTCGAGCTTGTGCTGGTTACCAACATGGCCGGGAGCGGGTCGGTCAAGAGCATGTCAGTCAAGGGGACCAACACCGCGTGGATCCCCATGTCCCAGAACTGGGGCGCTAACTGGCAGTGCCTAGCGGGGCTGCAAGGACAAGCGCTCAGCTTCGCGATCACCTCCTCCGGTGGACAGTACAAGGTCTTCCAGGACGTCGTGCCGGCGTGGTGGTTGTTCGGACAGACGTTCTCCACCTGGCAACAGTTCGACTACTAG